The Staphylococcus saprophyticus subsp. saprophyticus ATCC 15305 = NCTC 7292 genome contains the following window.
AATTTCAGATAGTTATGTTGCATTTAAATAAAGAGATAGTTGAAATTGTTAAAGAGACAGGTTTAAGTAATTTACTTTCAAGAGAACAAATTGATGCGATGAGAATTATAAAAAATGAAGGCAAAGTAACAATTAATGAATTAGCGGGTTTACAAAATATTTTTAAAACTGCTGCTTCTAAACGCATCGCAAAATTAGAAGAAATGGGCTATGTACAACGCGCTTATTCAGATAATAAACGTATTAAACTGATTATGTTAAGTGACGAAGGTGAAACATTTTTACAGAGAGCGACTGCAGTGATGACCGAAGCAGTAAAAGATCGACTAGGTAATAAATTTACTGCCGAAGAAGTACATCATTTCGTTGAGCAACTTACACATATCGTTAATGCGTTTAAAGCACATAAGTAGTTAATAGATGTACTTGTGGCATTTACAAATGTGCGAATTATAATATAAAAAGTGCCAATTCGATTCTATAGGATATTGGCACTTTTTATTTAACATTTTTTATGAAAATATAAGACATACGTAATTCAGCGAACATTATTATTTGTAAAAAATGGACTTCAATATTAACAATTAGTATAATTACTGTATAATTAAATATTTTTAAAAAGATTGTAGGTAAAGATTATTGTCCTAATAAATTTATTTTAAAAATCACAGGAGGTATATTGTTATGAAAAGAACAATAGAACGTGTACTGACGTGGATTGGTATCGTCTTACAAATACTTGGTGTTGTACTAATGGCTGTTCTAATACCTATGATGGGTAACGGCGAGGTCAAAGAAGCATTCATTAGTCAGATGATGCAAGAAGATAGTAGTTTCACGTATGAAGACGGAAATACGATATTTAGCACTTTTAGTGGTCTTTTGACTACTGGTTTAGTCTTAGGTATTATACTATTAATCATAGCGCTTATAGCAGTATTTTTAATTAGCAAAAAGCCAAAAGTGGCAGGCGTTTTATTAATTATCGCTGGTGTGATTTCATTCTTAGGAAATTGGATAAATGCGGTTTTATGGCTTGTTGCAGGTATTATGTTATTAGTGAGAAAGCCGAAAGAACCAATTTATGACAAAGAAGAAGATGACGATGTAAATCC
Protein-coding sequences here:
- a CDS encoding MarR family winged helix-turn-helix transcriptional regulator encodes the protein MENVDKTIEEAITKFQIVMLHLNKEIVEIVKETGLSNLLSREQIDAMRIIKNEGKVTINELAGLQNIFKTAASKRIAKLEEMGYVQRAYSDNKRIKLIMLSDEGETFLQRATAVMTEAVKDRLGNKFTAEEVHHFVEQLTHIVNAFKAHK
- a CDS encoding DUF4064 domain-containing protein, with product MKRTIERVLTWIGIVLQILGVVLMAVLIPMMGNGEVKEAFISQMMQEDSSFTYEDGNTIFSTFSGLLTTGLVLGIILLIIALIAVFLISKKPKVAGVLLIIAGVISFLGNWINAVLWLVAGIMLLVRKPKEPIYDKEEDDDVNPYIKDGSQVNERNNSFILSEEQKENEQETIKDAYSQSKDDNKTDLDNLDDLDERSKKLKEDPYKY